Part of the Paenibacillus sp. YPG26 genome, ACGGATATGTTGCCGATCTTAAGCGGTATACCGTTCTTCCCTTGTATAACAAGGATGTTCAATATTATCTGGAGGAAAAAGGAACGAATTGGGACAAGAATGTCAGTATCTATATGTTCCTCAGTTACCTTAGCCATACCAAGGAAGAGATTACTGCTGTCTATCTCGTCGATAAATACGGAGCGGTATTCTATGACAAGGATACGACGATCACAGAGCTCTATCCCCATGAACAGATTGGACAATGGAACCAATTGATTCGGAATAACGGATCTTCCACTATACTTACAGGCAAGCACACGATCCGAACTAATCCAAGCGCTTCCAAAGATGTATTCACAGTTCTGCGCACAGTCAAGTCCGCCAGCACACTTAAGGATATCGGAATGATCGCATTCGATACGGATACGCGGATGCTCAAGAATATACTGGAGCCGGTGAACCAGGTAACACGTGGCAGTTCAATTATTGTTGATGATAAAGGATCCATCCTGTACGCCAGTGAGAACAGTAGCTTTGTTCCCTCAGAGCAGTTAGGGAGCCTAATGAAGCAGATCAAGTCATCTAAAGGCTCTTTCCAGTCGGAGATTGGCGATCATAACTATTTGACGGTATATACCATCTCTCCAGTGACCGGCTGGACTACCATTGTTAACATTCCGCTGACTCATATTCTGTCATCCTTTGAACAGAACCGGTCGGCATTAATTGTTACCACTCTGATTATTATAGGTTTCGCTTTATTCGTGGCTACAATAATCTCATACGCGCTTACTAAGCCTCTCAAATCGATGGTACGCTTGATGAAGCAAGTTCAGCGGGGGAACCTTGAGGTGTCCCTTAATCCTAAATATAATGACGAGATTGGACTGCTCGGCAGTCAATTCAATCGAATGATCACCCGGATAAAAGATCTGCTGGAAGAGGTCTCTCTTACCGAGAAGCGCAAGCAAAAAGCAGATATGCGG contains:
- a CDS encoding sensor histidine kinase produces the protein MKFSKLRAALHRGWLFLANLSMQKKLIVIFIFLISLPITYVSYLSARSTFESVLQNATNNAAQMTTNVSDTIDGYVADLKRYTVLPLYNKDVQYYLEEKGTNWDKNVSIYMFLSYLSHTKEEITAVYLVDKYGAVFYDKDTTITELYPHEQIGQWNQLIRNNGSSTILTGKHTIRTNPSASKDVFTVLRTVKSASTLKDIGMIAFDTDTRMLKNILEPVNQVTRGSSIIVDDKGSILYASENSSFVPSEQLGSLMKQIKSSKGSFQSEIGDHNYLTVYTISPVTGWTTIVNIPLTHILSSFEQNRSALIVTTLIIIGFALFVATIISYALTKPLKSMVRLMKQVQRGNLEVSLNPKYNDEIGLLGSQFNRMITRIKDLLEEVSLTEKRKQKADMRALQSQINPHFIYNTLESIRMLAESNDDPRVAELTYLLGLQMRYSIIRSEATVTIAEELEHVRNYFQLLQIRFPGKFDLVIDVPDIFLDLPVLKLVFQPIVENAVFHGLEKKVGPGLLTISARNVDDTAIFSVADNGVGMDSETLLALNQSLRTPNTGERFGIGLRNVNERICLHYGYTYGLQVDSSPGAGTVVTLRIKGLSKTAQMNDIG